One window of the Anaeromyxobacter dehalogenans 2CP-C genome contains the following:
- a CDS encoding OFA family MFS transporter, with the protein MTSNRWFIAVAGTITMACLGTVYSWSLFTQPLIAAFGWSSTTTTWAFALSIFFLGVGAILGGRWQDRSGPRPVAVTGIVLWGLGNVLAGLGTARFGAPWIYATYGVIGGLGLGLGYVTPVAAVTKWFPDKRGLGTGMVVMGFGLGAFIYNNLLKNVPAFAEASREAGRVIAARHGGDAAAAMSPGAVSAVMQTFLWSGVVFAVVGGVCALAMRNPAAAVAAPAPGTAPSAAPVAAPAARVARDYPPSEALRTPQFWALWAMLFLNVTAGILFISNAVPIMRELTGASPESALAVYGFIALFNGLGRFFWGAISDRIGRNLAYLLIYGSQVVIFFAVGGVHSLPLVALLFAIVLLDYGGGFGTMPSFTADYFGTKYMGVNYGWILLAWGVGGIVGPIFVARVKDLTGSFSGALPVIAVMLLVAAILPIVTRRPGAARDEGSRWRHLMPPRRVHA; encoded by the coding sequence ATGACGTCGAACCGCTGGTTCATCGCGGTGGCCGGCACGATCACCATGGCGTGCCTCGGCACCGTGTACTCGTGGAGCCTGTTCACCCAGCCGCTCATCGCGGCGTTCGGCTGGTCCAGCACCACCACCACCTGGGCGTTCGCGCTCTCGATCTTCTTCCTGGGCGTGGGCGCGATCCTGGGCGGCCGCTGGCAGGACCGCTCCGGCCCGCGGCCGGTGGCGGTCACGGGCATCGTGCTGTGGGGCCTCGGGAACGTGCTCGCCGGGCTGGGGACGGCGCGCTTCGGGGCGCCCTGGATCTACGCCACGTACGGCGTGATCGGCGGCCTGGGCCTGGGCCTCGGCTACGTGACGCCGGTCGCGGCGGTGACGAAGTGGTTCCCGGACAAGCGCGGCCTCGGCACCGGCATGGTGGTGATGGGCTTCGGCCTGGGCGCGTTCATCTACAACAACCTGCTGAAGAACGTCCCCGCGTTCGCCGAGGCCTCGCGCGAGGCCGGCCGGGTGATCGCGGCGCGGCACGGCGGCGACGCCGCCGCGGCCATGTCGCCGGGCGCGGTCTCGGCGGTGATGCAGACCTTCCTCTGGTCGGGGGTGGTGTTCGCCGTCGTCGGCGGCGTCTGCGCGCTCGCCATGCGCAACCCGGCCGCGGCGGTGGCCGCGCCGGCCCCCGGGACCGCGCCGTCGGCGGCGCCCGTCGCCGCGCCCGCCGCGCGCGTCGCGCGCGACTACCCGCCCTCCGAGGCGCTGCGCACGCCGCAGTTCTGGGCGCTCTGGGCGATGCTGTTCCTGAACGTGACCGCCGGCATCCTGTTCATCTCGAACGCGGTGCCCATCATGCGCGAGCTCACCGGCGCCTCGCCGGAGAGCGCGCTGGCGGTCTACGGGTTCATCGCGCTGTTCAACGGCCTGGGCCGCTTCTTCTGGGGCGCGATCTCGGATCGCATCGGCCGCAACCTCGCCTACCTGCTCATCTACGGCTCGCAGGTGGTCATCTTCTTCGCGGTGGGCGGCGTCCACTCGCTGCCCCTGGTCGCGCTCCTGTTCGCGATCGTCCTGCTCGACTACGGCGGCGGCTTCGGCACCATGCCCTCGTTCACCGCCGACTACTTCGGCACGAAGTACATGGGCGTGAACTACGGGTGGATCCTGCTGGCCTGGGGCGTGGGCGGCATCGTCGGCCCCATCTTCGTGGCGCGGGTGAAGGACCTCACCGGCTCGTTCTCCGGCGCGCTGCCGGTGATCGCGGTGATGCTGCTGGTGGCGGCCATCCTGCCGATCGTCACGCGGCGCCCCGGGGCGGCGCGCGACGAGGGCAGCCGCTGGCGACACCTCATGCCCCCGCGGCGCGTGCACGCCTGA
- the gltB gene encoding glutamate synthase large subunit, whose amino-acid sequence MTETGYPPRQGLYDPQNEKDACGFGFVVDIKGRASHEILENALTVLVNLEHRGAAGAEANTGDGAGILFQTPHAFLRAEAARLGFALPAPGAYAAGMVFLPPHEGGRAACVRIFEEVVRAEGLDVLGWRDVPTDGATLGPTARSSQPVIRQILVGRGAACADEAAFERKLYVVRRLVEKRVSRSAIPGRTHFYVPSLSWKTVVYKGMLNAGQLREFYLDLARPEVVTGLAMVHSRFSTNTFPSWSRAHPYRYISHNGEINTLRGNINWMHARQSMMRSSLFGDDLQKILTVIDTEGSDSAMFDNVLELLTLSGRELPHAMMMMVPEPWARHEAMSPEKRAFYEFHSCLMEPWDGPASIAFTDGVRVGAVLDRNGLRPSRYYVTKDDLVVMASEVGVLDVPADRILKKGRLQPGRLFLVDTREQRIVGDEELKERIAREKPYASWLDQYTVRLDQLPKPARVIEPDHETVLRRQEVFGYTAEDVKMIVTPMATDGTEPIGSMGTDTPLAVLSEKPQPLFNYFKQLFAQVTNPPVDAIREEIIMAVETSVGPEGNLLEPGPECARQLALPAPVIRNEDLERIRALDGGPGSKGLKAITLPILFRAADGGNGLRKALEDLRWKASEAIAEGHNLLVLSDRGHDADDAPIPSLLAVAAVQHHLIREGTRTRCGIVLESGEPREVHHFALLIGYGASAVNPYLAFETIHDQVQLGLIPGPAADAEKKYAKAVAKGIVKVISKMGISTIQSYHGAQVFEAIGLNQDFIDEYFTWTATRVGGVGIDVVAREARLRNERGFPPRRPIVHTSLPAGGQYKWRNGGEHHLFNPETVHKLQYACRTGNYALFKEYSALVDNQARNLCTLRGLMDLVPGPRPVPIDEVEPVESILRRFKTGAMSYGSISKEAHESLAVAMNRIGGKSNTGEGGEDPARYEKLPGGDSRSSAIKQVASGRFGVTSQYLVNARELQIKMAQGAKPGEGGQLPGSKVYPWIAKVRHSTPGVGLISPPPHHDIYSIEDLAQLIHDLKNANHRARVSVKLVAEVGVGTIAAGVAKAHADVVLISGHDGGTGASPLTSIKHAGIPWELGLAETHQVLVMNDLRSRIAVEVDGQLKTGRDVVIGALLGAEEFGFATAPLVVLGCVMMRACHLNTCPVGVATQDPRLRAKFTGDPAHVVTFMRFIAQEVREYMAELGYRTIEEMVGRSERLEMRRAVDHWKARNLDFSRILFKPTVPKHYARTCQIPQDHGIDKTLDATVLLDLARPALESRQPVRATLSIRNTNRVVGTMLGSEVTRRHGPAGLPDDTIRLHFQGSAGQSFGAFVPPGLTLVLEGDANDYVGKGLSGGRIVVFPPRQAGFVPEDNVVIGNVAFYGATAGEAFVRGIAGERFCVRNSGVSAVVEGVGDHGCEYMTGGRVVVLGPTGRNFAAGMSGGVAYVLDDGAFARRCNREMVTLGPVADPEEAALVRALVEKHAALTESGHARRLLDDWAGTLKRLVRVMPNDYRRVLEAQARMREKGLTPEQAELAAFEENTQDAARVGGN is encoded by the coding sequence ATGACCGAGACCGGCTATCCCCCGAGGCAGGGCCTGTACGATCCGCAGAACGAGAAGGACGCCTGCGGCTTCGGGTTCGTGGTGGACATCAAGGGGCGCGCGTCCCACGAGATCCTCGAGAACGCGCTCACCGTGCTCGTGAACCTCGAGCACCGCGGCGCCGCGGGCGCCGAGGCGAACACCGGCGACGGCGCCGGCATCCTCTTCCAGACGCCGCACGCGTTCCTCCGCGCCGAGGCGGCGCGGCTCGGGTTCGCGCTGCCCGCCCCGGGCGCCTACGCCGCCGGCATGGTCTTCCTGCCGCCGCACGAGGGCGGCCGCGCCGCCTGCGTCCGCATCTTCGAGGAGGTGGTGCGCGCCGAGGGGCTCGACGTGCTCGGCTGGCGCGACGTCCCGACCGACGGCGCCACGCTCGGCCCCACCGCGCGGTCCAGCCAGCCGGTGATCCGGCAGATCCTGGTCGGCCGCGGCGCCGCCTGCGCCGACGAGGCGGCCTTCGAGCGCAAGCTCTACGTGGTGCGCCGCCTGGTGGAGAAGCGGGTGAGCCGCTCCGCCATCCCGGGCCGCACGCACTTCTACGTGCCGTCGCTCTCCTGGAAGACCGTCGTCTACAAGGGGATGCTGAACGCCGGGCAGCTGCGCGAGTTCTACCTCGACCTGGCGCGGCCCGAGGTCGTCACCGGCCTGGCCATGGTGCACTCGCGGTTCTCCACCAACACCTTCCCGTCCTGGTCGCGCGCGCACCCCTACCGCTACATCTCGCACAACGGCGAGATCAACACGCTGCGCGGCAACATCAACTGGATGCACGCGCGCCAGTCGATGATGCGCTCGTCGCTGTTCGGCGACGACCTGCAGAAGATCCTCACCGTCATCGACACCGAGGGCTCCGACTCGGCCATGTTCGACAACGTGCTCGAGCTGCTCACGCTCTCCGGGCGCGAGCTGCCGCACGCCATGATGATGATGGTGCCGGAGCCGTGGGCGCGGCACGAGGCGATGAGCCCGGAGAAGCGGGCGTTCTACGAGTTCCACTCCTGCCTGATGGAGCCGTGGGACGGCCCCGCCTCGATCGCGTTCACCGACGGCGTGCGGGTGGGCGCGGTGCTCGACCGGAACGGCCTGCGCCCGAGCCGCTACTACGTCACCAAGGACGACCTGGTGGTGATGGCCTCGGAGGTGGGCGTGCTCGACGTGCCCGCCGACCGGATCCTGAAGAAGGGCCGGCTGCAGCCGGGCCGCCTGTTCCTGGTGGACACCCGGGAGCAGCGCATCGTCGGCGACGAGGAGCTGAAGGAGCGCATCGCGCGCGAGAAGCCGTACGCGTCCTGGCTGGACCAGTACACCGTCCGGCTCGACCAGCTCCCGAAGCCCGCCCGCGTCATCGAGCCCGACCACGAGACCGTGCTCCGGCGCCAGGAGGTGTTCGGCTACACCGCCGAGGACGTGAAGATGATCGTCACGCCCATGGCGACCGACGGCACCGAGCCCATCGGCTCGATGGGCACCGACACGCCGCTGGCGGTGCTCTCGGAGAAGCCGCAGCCGCTGTTCAACTACTTCAAGCAGCTCTTCGCCCAGGTGACCAACCCGCCGGTGGACGCCATCCGCGAGGAGATCATCATGGCGGTGGAGACCTCCGTCGGGCCGGAGGGCAACCTCCTCGAGCCCGGCCCGGAGTGCGCCCGCCAGCTCGCGCTGCCCGCGCCGGTGATCCGCAACGAGGACCTGGAGCGGATCCGGGCGCTCGACGGCGGGCCCGGCTCGAAGGGCCTGAAGGCCATCACGCTGCCCATCCTGTTCCGCGCCGCCGACGGCGGGAACGGGCTGCGGAAGGCGCTCGAGGACCTGCGCTGGAAGGCCTCGGAGGCGATCGCCGAGGGGCACAACCTGCTCGTGCTCTCCGACCGCGGCCACGACGCCGACGACGCGCCCATCCCCTCGCTGCTGGCGGTGGCGGCGGTGCAGCACCACCTGATCCGCGAGGGCACCCGCACCCGCTGCGGCATCGTGCTCGAGTCGGGCGAGCCGCGCGAGGTGCACCACTTCGCGCTGCTCATCGGCTACGGCGCGTCGGCGGTGAACCCGTACCTCGCCTTCGAGACCATCCACGACCAGGTCCAGCTCGGGCTCATCCCCGGGCCGGCCGCCGACGCCGAGAAGAAGTACGCGAAGGCGGTGGCGAAGGGCATCGTGAAGGTGATCTCGAAGATGGGCATCTCGACCATCCAGAGCTACCACGGCGCCCAGGTGTTCGAGGCCATCGGCCTGAACCAGGACTTCATCGACGAGTACTTCACCTGGACCGCGACGCGCGTGGGCGGCGTGGGCATCGACGTGGTGGCGCGCGAGGCGCGGCTGCGCAACGAGCGCGGCTTCCCGCCCAGGCGGCCCATCGTGCACACCAGCCTGCCCGCCGGCGGCCAGTACAAGTGGCGCAACGGCGGCGAGCACCACCTCTTCAACCCGGAGACGGTGCACAAGCTCCAGTACGCCTGCCGCACCGGGAACTACGCGCTGTTCAAGGAGTACAGCGCGCTGGTGGACAACCAGGCGCGGAACCTGTGCACGCTCCGCGGCCTGATGGACCTCGTCCCCGGCCCGCGCCCGGTGCCCATCGACGAGGTCGAGCCGGTGGAGTCGATCCTGCGCCGCTTCAAGACCGGCGCGATGAGCTACGGGTCGATCTCCAAGGAGGCGCACGAGTCCCTCGCCGTCGCCATGAACCGGATCGGCGGCAAGTCGAACACCGGCGAGGGCGGCGAGGACCCGGCCCGCTACGAGAAGCTGCCGGGCGGCGACTCCAGGAGCTCCGCCATCAAGCAGGTGGCCTCCGGCCGCTTCGGGGTCACCAGCCAGTACCTGGTGAACGCGCGCGAGCTGCAGATCAAGATGGCGCAGGGCGCGAAGCCGGGCGAGGGCGGCCAGCTCCCCGGCTCCAAGGTGTACCCGTGGATCGCCAAGGTGCGGCACTCCACGCCGGGCGTGGGGCTCATCTCGCCCCCGCCGCACCACGACATCTACTCGATCGAGGACCTGGCGCAGCTCATCCACGACCTCAAGAACGCGAACCACCGCGCCCGCGTCTCGGTGAAGCTGGTGGCCGAGGTGGGCGTGGGCACCATCGCGGCGGGCGTGGCCAAGGCGCACGCCGACGTGGTGCTGATCTCCGGCCACGACGGCGGCACCGGCGCCTCGCCGCTCACCTCCATCAAGCACGCCGGCATCCCCTGGGAGCTCGGCCTGGCCGAGACGCACCAGGTGCTGGTGATGAACGACCTGCGCTCGCGCATCGCGGTGGAGGTGGACGGGCAGCTCAAGACCGGGCGCGACGTGGTGATCGGCGCGCTGCTCGGGGCCGAGGAGTTCGGCTTCGCGACCGCGCCGCTGGTGGTGCTCGGCTGCGTGATGATGCGCGCCTGCCACCTCAACACCTGCCCGGTGGGCGTGGCCACCCAGGACCCGCGGCTCCGCGCCAAGTTCACCGGCGACCCGGCCCACGTGGTCACCTTCATGCGCTTCATCGCGCAGGAGGTCCGCGAGTACATGGCCGAGCTGGGCTACCGGACCATCGAGGAGATGGTGGGGCGCTCGGAGCGGCTGGAGATGCGGCGCGCGGTGGACCACTGGAAGGCGCGCAACCTCGACTTCAGCCGGATCCTGTTCAAGCCCACGGTCCCGAAGCACTACGCGCGCACCTGCCAGATCCCGCAGGACCACGGCATCGACAAGACGCTCGACGCCACCGTGCTGCTCGACCTGGCCAGGCCGGCCCTCGAGTCGCGCCAGCCGGTCCGCGCCACGCTCTCCATCCGCAACACCAACCGGGTGGTGGGCACCATGCTCGGCTCGGAGGTCACGCGCCGCCACGGCCCCGCCGGCCTGCCCGACGACACGATCCGGCTGCACTTCCAGGGCTCGGCCGGCCAGTCGTTCGGCGCGTTCGTCCCGCCCGGTCTGACGCTCGTGCTGGAGGGTGACGCGAACGACTACGTGGGCAAGGGGCTCTCCGGCGGGCGCATCGTGGTGTTCCCGCCGCGCCAGGCGGGGTTCGTGCCCGAGGACAACGTGGTGATCGGGAACGTCGCGTTCTACGGCGCCACCGCGGGCGAGGCGTTCGTGCGCGGCATCGCCGGCGAGCGGTTCTGCGTGCGCAACTCGGGCGTCTCGGCGGTGGTGGAGGGCGTGGGCGACCACGGCTGCGAGTACATGACCGGCGGGCGCGTGGTGGTGCTCGGCCCCACCGGGCGCAACTTCGCCGCGGGCATGTCGGGCGGGGTGGCGTACGTGCTCGACGACGGCGCGTTCGCGCGCCGCTGCAACCGCGAGATGGTGACGCTCGGGCCGGTGGCGGACCCGGAGGAGGCGGCGCTGGTGCGGGCGCTGGTGGAGAAGCACGCCGCGCTCACCGAGAGCGGGCACGCCCGCCGGCTGCTCGACGACTGGGCCGGCACGCTGAAGCGGCTGGTGCGGGTCATGCCGAACGACTACCGGCGCGTGCTGGAGGCGCAGGCGCGGATGCGCGAGAAGGGGCTCACGCCGGAGCAGGCGGAGCTGGCCGCGTTCGAGGAGAACACCCAGGACGCCGCGCGCGTGGGCGGGAACTAG
- a CDS encoding glutamate synthase subunit beta, whose product MGKPTGFIEFPREPKHERPPLERIKDWSEAHPPYPEDTLRQQGARCMDCGIPFCHTGKIIAGMAAGCPVQNLIPEWNDLVYRGQWEEAYIRLAKTNNFPEFTGRVCPAPCEGSCTLGIHEPPVTIKTIEAEIVDRAFAAGLVRPQPPPERTGKRVAIVGSGPAGLAAAQQLNKAGHAVTVFERADRVGGLLMYGIPNMKLDKALVERRVKLLADEGVRFVTETEIGRHITADRLVKDYDAVVLAGGATHARDLPIEGRSLQGIHLAMEFLHANTKSLLDSNHEDGRYVSAKGKHVVVIGGGDTGTDCVGTAVRHGARSVTQLEIMARPPDQRPGDNPWPQWPRVLKTDYGQEEAKAVFGHDPRRFCALTKRFIGDAQGRVKELHLVEVEWVKGPDGRSGPKEIPHTDRIVPADLVLLALGFVGPEKPVLQQFGVKLDDRGNVWTDEHRMTSVPGVFAAGDMARGQSLVVWAIREGRQAAQAVDRFLSHGETVLPP is encoded by the coding sequence ATGGGCAAGCCGACCGGATTCATCGAGTTCCCCCGCGAGCCGAAGCACGAGCGGCCGCCGCTGGAGCGCATCAAGGACTGGAGCGAGGCGCACCCGCCGTACCCGGAGGACACGCTCCGGCAGCAGGGCGCGCGGTGCATGGACTGCGGCATCCCGTTCTGCCACACCGGCAAGATCATCGCCGGCATGGCGGCCGGGTGCCCGGTGCAGAACCTCATCCCGGAGTGGAACGACCTCGTCTACCGCGGGCAGTGGGAGGAGGCGTACATCCGCCTCGCCAAGACCAACAACTTCCCCGAGTTCACCGGGCGCGTCTGCCCGGCGCCGTGCGAGGGGAGCTGCACGCTCGGCATCCACGAGCCGCCGGTCACCATCAAGACCATCGAGGCGGAGATCGTGGACCGGGCGTTCGCCGCCGGGCTGGTGCGGCCGCAGCCGCCGCCGGAGCGGACCGGTAAGCGGGTGGCGATCGTCGGCTCGGGGCCGGCCGGCCTGGCCGCCGCGCAGCAGCTCAACAAGGCGGGCCACGCGGTGACCGTGTTCGAGCGCGCCGACCGGGTCGGCGGGCTGCTCATGTACGGCATCCCGAACATGAAGCTCGACAAGGCGCTGGTGGAGCGGCGGGTGAAGCTCCTCGCCGACGAGGGGGTCCGCTTCGTCACCGAGACCGAGATCGGCCGGCACATCACGGCCGACCGGCTGGTGAAGGACTACGACGCGGTGGTGCTGGCCGGCGGCGCGACGCACGCGCGCGACCTGCCCATCGAGGGGCGCAGCCTGCAGGGCATCCACCTCGCCATGGAGTTCCTGCACGCGAACACGAAGTCGCTGCTCGACTCCAACCACGAGGACGGCCGCTACGTCTCGGCGAAGGGCAAGCACGTGGTGGTCATCGGCGGCGGCGACACCGGCACCGACTGCGTCGGCACCGCCGTCCGCCACGGGGCCCGCAGCGTGACCCAGCTCGAGATCATGGCGCGCCCGCCCGACCAGCGGCCCGGCGACAACCCGTGGCCGCAGTGGCCCCGGGTGCTGAAGACCGACTACGGGCAGGAGGAGGCGAAGGCGGTCTTCGGGCACGACCCGCGCCGCTTCTGCGCGCTCACCAAGCGCTTCATCGGCGACGCGCAGGGCAGGGTGAAGGAGCTGCACCTGGTGGAGGTGGAGTGGGTGAAGGGCCCCGACGGCCGCTCCGGCCCGAAGGAGATCCCGCACACCGACCGGATCGTCCCCGCCGACCTGGTGCTGCTGGCGCTCGGCTTCGTCGGCCCGGAGAAGCCGGTGCTGCAGCAGTTCGGCGTGAAGCTGGACGACCGGGGCAACGTGTGGACGGACGAGCACCGGATGACCAGCGTGCCCGGCGTGTTCGCCGCGGGCGACATGGCCCGCGGCCAGTCGCTGGTGGTGTGGGCCATCCGCGAGGGCCGCCAGGCCGCGCAGGCGGTGGACCGGTTCCTCTCGCACGGCGAGACGGTCCTGCCCCCCTGA
- the nrfD gene encoding NrfD/PsrC family molybdoenzyme membrane anchor subunit: MREIRTDPTRESARPRDGRNVDPRLGELLGEGSAQRVRAMDGAAAGRGRPAERAWDEPPADALAAPEGPSYYGQPVLKEPVWRWEIPAYFFVGGLAGASAVLGAAASIAGGEGTATLVRRCRLVAAGGAAASAVLLVRDLGRPARFLNMLRVFRPTSPMNMGTWVLTGFGALSGAAALPALVAGPRALERSAGVAAAGAAVLGLPLVGYTGVLLANTAVPVWQATRNTLPVLFAFSGAVSAGGLFDLWRTPGPGGEMAHRFGLVAKGAELALSRALHREAGAVPRVERALRRGRGGFLLRTARGLLLASAVVDLLPERAWRRRHAASGALALLGTLALRFGVVAAGRTSARDPHATFEMQRAGRGAAELARKEGARTRMPSPPGIDPTGKETAEHGAAP; the protein is encoded by the coding sequence ATGCGCGAGATCCGCACGGATCCCACCCGCGAGTCGGCGCGCCCGCGAGACGGGCGCAACGTGGACCCTCGGCTGGGCGAGCTCCTGGGCGAGGGCTCCGCGCAGCGCGTGCGCGCGATGGACGGGGCCGCGGCCGGCCGGGGCCGGCCGGCGGAGCGCGCCTGGGACGAGCCGCCCGCCGACGCGCTCGCGGCGCCGGAGGGGCCGAGCTACTACGGCCAGCCGGTGCTGAAGGAGCCGGTGTGGCGCTGGGAGATCCCGGCGTACTTCTTCGTGGGCGGGCTGGCCGGGGCGTCGGCGGTGCTGGGCGCCGCCGCGTCGATCGCCGGTGGCGAGGGCACGGCGACGCTGGTGCGCCGCTGCCGCCTGGTCGCGGCGGGCGGCGCCGCCGCGAGCGCGGTGCTGCTCGTCCGCGACCTCGGCCGTCCGGCGCGCTTCCTCAACATGCTGCGCGTGTTCCGGCCCACCTCGCCCATGAACATGGGGACCTGGGTGCTGACGGGCTTCGGCGCGCTCTCCGGCGCGGCCGCCCTCCCCGCGCTCGTCGCGGGGCCGCGCGCGCTCGAGCGCTCCGCGGGCGTGGCCGCCGCGGGCGCGGCGGTGCTCGGGCTGCCGCTCGTGGGCTACACCGGCGTGCTCCTCGCCAACACCGCGGTGCCGGTCTGGCAGGCCACCCGCAACACGCTGCCGGTGCTGTTCGCGTTCTCGGGGGCGGTGAGCGCGGGCGGCCTGTTCGACCTGTGGCGCACCCCGGGGCCGGGCGGGGAGATGGCGCACCGGTTCGGCCTGGTGGCGAAGGGCGCCGAGCTGGCCCTCTCTCGCGCGCTGCACCGCGAGGCCGGGGCGGTGCCGCGGGTCGAGCGGGCGCTCCGGCGCGGCCGGGGCGGGTTCCTGCTGCGCACCGCCCGCGGCCTGCTGCTCGCCTCGGCGGTCGTGGACCTCCTGCCGGAGCGGGCGTGGCGGCGACGACACGCTGCGTCGGGCGCGCTGGCCCTGCTTGGCACGCTGGCGCTGAGGTTCGGGGTGGTGGCCGCGGGACGGACCTCCGCCCGGGACCCGCACGCGACCTTCGAGATGCAGCGCGCCGGGCGCGGGGCGGCGGAGCTGGCTAGGAAGGAAGGGGCCCGCACCCGCATGCCGTCCCCTCCCGGCATCGATCCGACGGGCAAGGAGACCGCCGAGCATGGAGCAGCTCCGTGA
- a CDS encoding 4Fe-4S dicluster domain-containing protein encodes MQEMGFFTDTTLCIGCKACEVACKQWNQLPDDGFSLTGMSYDNTGTLGASTWRHVAFVERTEPLPGQGSPRDGIEAGAGAFAELRPLGQPAPTSLLHDVAPTHLADVPAALGPSQQALGKFSWLMMSDVCKHCERAGCLEACPTGAILRTEFGSVYIQPDVCNGCGYCVSACPFGVVDRREDDGRAWKCTLCYDRLEGGMVPACAKACPTASIQFGALEDLRERARGRVEQLRARGVAGARLYGESAASQPGTEGLHAFFLLCDRPEVYGLPPDPVVPTAKIVASWRAMATGVLSLAALALGAVLSARRA; translated from the coding sequence GTGCAGGAGATGGGGTTCTTCACCGACACGACGCTCTGCATCGGCTGCAAGGCCTGCGAGGTCGCGTGCAAGCAGTGGAACCAGCTCCCCGACGACGGGTTCTCGCTCACCGGGATGAGCTACGACAACACCGGCACGCTGGGCGCGTCCACCTGGCGCCACGTGGCGTTCGTCGAGCGGACGGAGCCGCTGCCGGGCCAGGGCAGCCCGCGCGACGGGATCGAGGCCGGCGCGGGCGCGTTCGCGGAGCTCCGGCCGCTCGGCCAGCCCGCCCCGACGTCGCTGCTCCACGACGTCGCGCCCACCCACCTCGCCGACGTGCCGGCCGCGCTCGGGCCCTCGCAGCAGGCGCTCGGGAAGTTCTCCTGGCTGATGATGAGCGACGTCTGCAAGCACTGCGAGCGCGCCGGGTGCCTGGAGGCGTGCCCCACCGGCGCGATCCTGCGGACCGAGTTCGGCTCGGTCTACATCCAGCCGGACGTGTGCAACGGCTGCGGCTACTGCGTGTCGGCCTGCCCGTTCGGCGTGGTGGACCGGCGCGAGGACGACGGGCGCGCCTGGAAGTGCACGCTCTGCTACGACCGGCTCGAGGGCGGCATGGTGCCGGCCTGCGCCAAGGCGTGCCCGACCGCGTCGATCCAGTTCGGCGCGCTCGAGGACCTGCGCGAGCGCGCCCGCGGCCGGGTCGAGCAGCTCCGCGCCCGCGGCGTCGCCGGCGCGCGCCTGTACGGCGAGAGCGCGGCGAGCCAGCCCGGCACCGAGGGGCTGCACGCGTTCTTCCTGCTGTGCGACCGGCCCGAGGTGTACGGGCTGCCGCCGGACCCCGTGGTGCCGACCGCGAAGATCGTGGCGAGCTGGCGCGCCATGGCGACGGGGGTCCTGTCGCTGGCGGCGCTGGCGCTCGGGGCGGTGCTCTCGGCGAGGAGGGCGTGA
- the moaA gene encoding GTP 3',8-cyclase MoaA, which yields MEQLRETAPAAPRKGPALADAQGRLIRYLRVSLTDRCNFRCTYCSPAEHEAPDALLQRPEIARLVRVFAGLGVRRVRLTGGEPTLRKDLVEIVADAAGTAGIEEVALTTNGHRLEELVAPLRAAGLGAVNVSLDTLVPERLGGVSGKGARLDRILAGIDAAAGRFRSLKLNTVVMRGVNEDELGALVRYAWDRGALPRFIEQMPFGGGVPVPLAEVRAGLEAQGFALEPDGWKGWGPARHMRARDAAGRTGLVGFIGAMTENFCEDCNRARVAADGGFQACLGGQDRVNLRDMIRGGAEDEALAEAVRGALWRKAPRHHMEDAGAGLVLLPMRGLGG from the coding sequence ATGGAGCAGCTCCGTGAAACCGCGCCCGCGGCGCCGCGCAAGGGGCCGGCCCTGGCCGACGCCCAGGGGCGTCTCATCCGCTACCTGCGCGTGTCGCTCACCGACCGGTGCAACTTCCGTTGCACCTACTGCTCCCCCGCCGAGCACGAGGCGCCCGACGCGCTCCTGCAGCGCCCCGAGATCGCGCGGCTGGTGCGCGTCTTCGCGGGGCTGGGCGTCCGGCGCGTCCGCCTCACCGGCGGCGAGCCCACGCTCCGCAAGGACCTGGTGGAGATCGTCGCGGACGCCGCCGGCACCGCGGGCATCGAGGAGGTCGCGCTGACCACGAACGGCCACCGCCTCGAGGAGCTGGTGGCGCCGCTCCGCGCGGCCGGGCTGGGCGCGGTGAACGTGTCGCTCGACACGCTGGTGCCGGAGCGGCTCGGCGGCGTGTCCGGCAAGGGCGCGCGGCTGGACCGGATCCTGGCCGGCATCGACGCCGCGGCCGGCCGCTTCCGGTCGCTGAAGCTCAACACCGTGGTGATGCGCGGCGTGAACGAGGACGAGCTGGGCGCGCTGGTGCGGTACGCCTGGGACCGCGGCGCGCTCCCGCGGTTCATCGAGCAGATGCCGTTCGGCGGCGGCGTGCCGGTGCCGCTCGCCGAGGTCCGCGCCGGGCTGGAGGCGCAGGGGTTCGCGCTCGAGCCGGACGGGTGGAAGGGGTGGGGGCCGGCGCGGCACATGCGCGCGCGCGACGCCGCCGGGCGCACCGGGCTCGTCGGCTTCATCGGCGCCATGACCGAGAACTTCTGCGAGGACTGCAACCGCGCCCGGGTGGCGGCGGACGGCGGGTTCCAGGCTTGCCTGGGCGGCCAGGACCGCGTCAACCTGCGGGACATGATCCGCGGCGGCGCCGAGGACGAGGCGCTGGCGGAGGCGGTGCGCGGGGCGCTCTGGCGCAAGGCGCCCCGCCACCACATGGAGGACGCCGGGGCGGGGCTGGTGCTCCTGCCCATGCGCGGCCTGGGCGGCTGA